Within the Micromonospora citrea genome, the region GCTCGTAGTCGGCCTCCGGGTCGGCGGCGAGGGTGGCGTCGACGTACCAGGACTCCAGGGGGCCGCTGTCCAAGGCCCGGAAGACACCCTGCAACGCCCAGATCAGGAAGAACAGCGCGAACGAGTCGGCGACGGCGAACAGCGCCAGCGAGACGAGGTTGACCAGCCAGGCCGCGATCAGGACCGGGCGGCGCCCGAGGGCGTCGGCGAACCCGCCGGTGGGCAGTTCCAGCGCCAGCACGACCAGCCCTTGGGCGACGGAGACCAGGCCGATCTGGGACAGCGTCAACCCCCGCTCCTGCATGAGCAGGATCATCACGGGGACCATCAGGCCGGTGGGCAGCCAGCGCAGGCCGTGCAGCACGAGGAAGCGGCGCCGCACCTGGCGTACGGACAGCGCGCTCACCGCTTCCCCTCCGACCGGGGAAAGGCGGCGTGGAAGACGTGCACCGACCGGGCGTCAGGCTCGTCGGGCGGCGTCTCGTCCCGGTAGCGCATCAGCAGCGCCCACAGCTCGTCGTTCAGCGCCCGGAGCCGGTCCGGACCCAGCTCCAGCACCAGGTCTCCCATGCCGGCGGCGTCCCGCCACTGCGGGGACTGGTGCGGCGCGTCGGCCATCCAGCGCTCGGCCAACTCGGCCATCAGCCGCACCTGGTCGCCCTGGATCCACTCGACCGCCGCCCGGGCGTCCGGGTCGTCGTCGAAGTCGGTCGGCTCGAAGTTGCTGATGTCGTGCGCCGCCCGCCACCACCGCTGCCGGCCGGCGCCGCGGTCGAGATCCTCGGTCACCAGCCCCACCTCGGCGAGCTGCCGCAGGTGGTAGCTGGTCGCCCCGGAGTTGGTGTCCAGCTTCTCGGCCAGCATGGTCGCGGTCGCCGGGCCGTCCAGGCGAAGCGTGCCGAGCAGCCGCATCCGCAGCGGATGGGCCAGGACGCGGACCTGCCGGTGGTCGAGGTGGACGGCGCGCGGCGCGTCCGGGGACGGCGATGCGTTCTCCATGTACGCACGATATCTGTGCACACTTTCTATGCACAATAGTTGTGCATAGAAAGTGTGCGTCGATCGTCGTGAGTTGCCCGTGCTCGCGCACGTCGGGTGGGAGGCGAGCAGGCCTCAGGGGGCGAGAAGCTCGCGGATGCCGCGCAGTCGGGTCGGCAGCAGGGCGGCGGCACGGGACGAGTCCAGGCGTACCTCGGTGGGGCGGACCAGCCCCGTGGAGGCGCTGGTGGTGGTCTTCAGCCCGCCCGGATCGAGGCCGAAGCGGGCCGCGACCAGCCGCCCCATCTCGGCCCGGCTCACCGGGTCCGGACCGGCGACGTTCAGCGGTCCGGCGTACCGGCTGTCGACCAGGTCGAGGACGGCGGCGGCGAGGTCGGTGACGTCGACCGGGCAGCGGATCTCGTCGGTGAACAGGGCGGCCCGCCCGCCGAGGGCGTCGAGGCAGAGCCGGATCTGCTTGCTCCGCTCGTCGCCCACGATCAGCGAGGTACGCACCAGCACGGCGCCCGGGTCGATCGCCCGCACGGCGGTCTCGGCGGCCGCCTTCGCCGCCCCGTACGGAAAGATTGGGCTCGGCGGCTCGTCGTCGGCGTACGGCTCGGGGCGGCCTGCGTGCAGCGCGTCGCTGGACAGGTGCACCAGCCGCGACCCCGCCTCGGCGGTCGCGTACGCCACGTGGGCCGCGCCGTCGGCGGTCACTGTCCACTCCGCGTACCGGTAGGGGGTGCTGACCACGGCGTCGGGTCGCACCCGCGCAACCAGGTCGCGCACCGCGGCGCGGTCCGTCACGTCCAGGCGGTGCGCCTCGACGCCCGGCACGTCGACGCCGCCGGAGTGGTACGTCCCGACCACCCGCTCCCCCGCCGCGACCGCCTGCCGGCACACCTCGCCGCCGAGGTGGCCGCTGGCCCCCACCACGAGCAGCGTCATGCCGCCCCCTCTCCTCGCGTCGACGCCCCGGGACCCTGACCGCTCGGCGCCTCCGAGCCCCGACCTCGTCGCCTCCGGGACCCGGCACCGGGTCCCGGGAGACCCGCGTCAGGTCGCCAAGCGAATCATGACGCGGACCTCCCGGCCTGTCGGGGAACTCGGCCCGGACCGGTCAGGTCGGGTCGGCGACCGGGGCCGCCGGGCCGGCCGTGCCGGTGTGCGGGGCGGCCTGCGGCTTGGGCTTGGCGTCGATGCCGGCCTCGGTGCGCTGCTGGGCCGTGATCGGCGTCGGCGCGCCGGTCAGCGGGTCGAAGCCACCCCGGGTCTTCGGGAAGGCGATGACCTCGCGGATCGAGTCCGCGCCGGCGAGCAGCATGCAGACCCGGTCCCAGCCGAAGGCGATGCCGCCGTGCGGCGGGGCGCCGTACTTGAACGCCTCCAGCAGGAAGCCGAACTTGTCCTGCGCCTCCTCGGGCGTGATGCCGAGCAGGTCGAAGACCCGCTGCTGCACGTCGCCCCGGTGGATACGGATGGAGCCGCCGCCGATCTCGTTGCCGTTGCAGACGATGTCGTACGCGTAGGCCAGCGCGCGGTCCGGCGCCTCCTCGAACCGGTCGACCCACTCGGCGTTGGGCGAGGTGAACGGGTGGTGCACGGCCGTCCAGCCACCCTCGTCCGTGCGCTCGAACATCGGCGCGTCGACCACCCAGCAGAACGCCCAGGCGCTCTCGTCGACCAGCCCGGCCCGCT harbors:
- a CDS encoding SDR family oxidoreductase, with the protein product MTLLVVGASGHLGGEVCRQAVAAGERVVGTYHSGGVDVPGVEAHRLDVTDRAAVRDLVARVRPDAVVSTPYRYAEWTVTADGAAHVAYATAEAGSRLVHLSSDALHAGRPEPYADDEPPSPIFPYGAAKAAAETAVRAIDPGAVLVRTSLIVGDERSKQIRLCLDALGGRAALFTDEIRCPVDVTDLAAAVLDLVDSRYAGPLNVAGPDPVSRAEMGRLVAARFGLDPGGLKTTTSASTGLVRPTEVRLDSSRAAALLPTRLRGIRELLAP
- a CDS encoding ArsR/SmtB family transcription factor; translation: MENASPSPDAPRAVHLDHRQVRVLAHPLRMRLLGTLRLDGPATATMLAEKLDTNSGATSYHLRQLAEVGLVTEDLDRGAGRQRWWRAAHDISNFEPTDFDDDPDARAAVEWIQGDQVRLMAELAERWMADAPHQSPQWRDAAGMGDLVLELGPDRLRALNDELWALLMRYRDETPPDEPDARSVHVFHAAFPRSEGKR